From the Deinococcus misasensis DSM 22328 genome, one window contains:
- a CDS encoding diacylglycerol kinase family protein: protein MSTDETSFKRTRFKQHPHTQLEAFKFAYEGIMYCIRTQRNFRIELGMAVVALSLSLWLKTGIATIVACIVSVLVLEMLNTAIEAVVDLVTEEYHPLARIAKDVAAGAVLVASLGAALIGAVTLIPPLLEKLT from the coding sequence ATGTCCACAGATGAAACTTCGTTCAAACGCACGCGGTTCAAACAACATCCCCACACCCAGCTTGAAGCTTTCAAGTTCGCTTACGAGGGGATCATGTACTGCATTCGCACGCAACGAAATTTCAGGATTGAACTGGGCATGGCCGTGGTGGCCCTGTCCCTGAGTTTGTGGCTCAAAACCGGCATCGCAACCATCGTGGCCTGCATCGTGAGTGTGCTGGTGCTGGAAATGCTCAACACCGCCATCGAGGCGGTTGTGGATCTGGTCACCGAGGAGTATCATCCTCTGGCAAGAATTGCAAAAGATGTGGCTGCTGGCGCGGTGCTGGTGGCTTCTCTGGGGGCTGCCCTGATCGGGGCGGTCACCCTGATTCCCCCCCTTCTGGAGAAACTGACATGA
- a CDS encoding alpha/beta fold hydrolase: MFPVTLLFMWLMGLVSVAIVYGGGYYLWAWYTQEIECTWPLVLGVVFLAFALLGRFLLVPLLGKRPEHPEQEPRMERSRETHLLARPDGTELFIEMAGPENAPVLLMTHGWGMNATEWFYAKKHLTDSYRLVMWDLPGLGNSRGPKDRDWSIEKMARDLEAVLDFLEDRKVVLVGHSIGGMITLKFCELFPEHLQSRVVGLVLNHTTFTNPVKTARGGGFWRAIQGPVLKPICHLTLWTWPISWAMNFLSYLNGGLHLLNHLTQFGKSETRGQLEFASLYNVLASPAVSVRGMFGMMKYDAEEVLGKIPVPALVIAGQDDVVTVPEANHHIARHIPQSREVVLNPGGHLGLIEKHPFWLNEVKAFSRECFDASFRARSYSQKDLKAAHKPRGVTGS, encoded by the coding sequence ATGTTCCCTGTCACTTTGCTGTTCATGTGGTTGATGGGTTTGGTGTCGGTGGCCATTGTTTATGGGGGTGGATATTACCTCTGGGCGTGGTACACACAGGAAATAGAATGCACGTGGCCTCTGGTTCTGGGCGTGGTGTTTCTGGCCTTTGCTTTGTTGGGCCGTTTTCTGCTGGTTCCCTTGTTGGGCAAGCGTCCTGAGCATCCAGAGCAAGAGCCTCGCATGGAGCGTTCCAGAGAAACCCATTTGCTTGCAAGGCCAGACGGCACCGAGTTGTTCATCGAGATGGCGGGGCCAGAGAACGCACCTGTGCTGCTCATGACGCACGGTTGGGGCATGAATGCCACCGAGTGGTTTTATGCGAAAAAGCACCTGACCGACAGTTACCGTCTGGTGATGTGGGATTTGCCGGGACTGGGCAACTCCAGAGGCCCAAAAGACCGGGACTGGAGCATCGAAAAAATGGCCCGCGATCTGGAAGCCGTGCTGGACTTTCTGGAAGACCGCAAAGTGGTGCTGGTGGGTCACAGCATCGGGGGCATGATCACCCTCAAGTTCTGTGAACTGTTCCCAGAGCATCTGCAAAGCCGGGTGGTGGGTCTGGTTCTGAACCACACCACGTTCACCAATCCGGTCAAAACCGCCCGGGGAGGAGGTTTCTGGCGGGCCATTCAGGGGCCTGTGCTGAAACCCATCTGTCACCTGACCCTCTGGACCTGGCCGATCAGTTGGGCGATGAACTTTCTGAGCTACCTGAATGGCGGTTTGCACCTGCTGAACCACCTCACCCAGTTCGGGAAATCCGAGACCCGAGGGCAACTGGAATTTGCGAGTCTCTACAATGTGCTGGCCTCCCCTGCGGTTTCGGTACGGGGCATGTTTGGCATGATGAAATACGATGCCGAAGAGGTGCTGGGCAAGATTCCTGTGCCTGCTCTGGTGATTGCAGGGCAAGACGATGTGGTGACGGTACCAGAGGCCAACCACCACATTGCGAGACACATTCCGCAGTCCAGAGAAGTGGTGCTGAATCCGGGGGGGCACCTCGGGTTGATCGAGAAACATCCATTCTGGCTCAATGAAGTGAAGGCTTTTTCCAGAGAGTGCTTCGATGCCTCTTTTCGTGCCCGGTCTTACAGTCAAAAGGACCTGAAAGCAGCCCACAAACCCCGTGGTGTCACCGGGTCATGA
- a CDS encoding alpha/beta hydrolase family protein, producing MVLVLASQAQAATTIPQMWDQQFGSGAFKVVKTLEKNSQFTRYLIEYPSEGLKLQGFVNVPNKTAHQVVIMLHGYVNPSGYKLLTYTTRYADDLARSGFIVFHPNFRGHGSSEGKADSDAFRSDYVRDTLNLVGQIRKQKGKGILKNFNGNIGLWGHSMGGGVALKTLVTDPRIKAAVLYAPMSGDEAKNLKRIQMWSGGTRGKELSRVPSKTLAQHSALNHLENVSTAIRVYHGTKDQEVPYLWSKELCEKSKGLGLYIRCTSYANAGHLFSGKTDQAFRADVKLFFKQHL from the coding sequence ATGGTGCTTGTGCTGGCTTCTCAGGCACAGGCAGCCACCACCATCCCCCAGATGTGGGACCAGCAATTTGGCTCTGGTGCTTTCAAGGTGGTCAAAACCCTTGAGAAAAACAGCCAGTTCACCCGTTACCTGATCGAATATCCTTCTGAGGGCCTGAAACTGCAAGGCTTCGTGAATGTGCCCAACAAAACCGCCCATCAGGTGGTCATCATGCTGCACGGTTATGTGAACCCCTCTGGCTACAAACTGCTGACCTACACCACCCGTTATGCAGACGATCTGGCCCGCTCTGGGTTCATCGTGTTCCATCCCAATTTCAGGGGGCACGGAAGCTCAGAGGGCAAAGCCGATTCGGATGCTTTCCGGTCAGATTACGTGCGGGACACCCTCAATCTGGTGGGCCAGATCCGCAAGCAAAAAGGCAAAGGCATCCTGAAAAACTTCAATGGAAACATTGGACTCTGGGGCCACAGCATGGGTGGAGGGGTGGCCCTGAAAACCCTGGTGACCGATCCTCGCATCAAGGCTGCGGTGCTTTATGCCCCCATGAGTGGAGATGAAGCCAAAAACCTCAAACGCATCCAGATGTGGTCGGGTGGCACCCGAGGCAAAGAACTGTCCAGGGTGCCCAGCAAAACCCTTGCACAACACTCTGCCCTGAACCATCTGGAAAACGTGTCCACCGCCATCCGGGTCTACCATGGCACGAAAGATCAGGAGGTGCCGTACCTCTGGAGCAAAGAGTTGTGCGAAAAATCCAAAGGCCTCGGGTTGTACATCCGTTGCACCAGTTATGCCAATGCAGGACACCTTTTCTCTGGCAAAACGGATCAGGCTTTCCGGGCAGATGTGAAGCTGTTCTTCAAACAACACCTTTAA
- the cdd gene encoding cytidine deaminase — MMDPVLAEQAKVAFKQAYAPFSRFHVGSALRTKSGKVFFGANVENSSYGLARCAEQSAVQSMASNGEREFTEVVVYSESSPPASPCGACRQILFEFSPEAKVYCYNHLGEVIEGTVQDFLPHGFRLNPDR, encoded by the coding sequence ATGATGGATCCCGTCCTTGCAGAACAGGCCAAAGTGGCCTTCAAACAGGCTTACGCTCCTTTTTCCCGCTTCCATGTGGGAAGTGCCCTCAGAACCAAATCCGGCAAAGTGTTTTTTGGGGCCAACGTTGAGAACAGCAGTTATGGCCTTGCCCGTTGCGCCGAGCAAAGCGCGGTCCAGAGCATGGCCAGCAACGGTGAACGCGAATTCACCGAAGTGGTGGTTTACTCGGAATCCTCCCCTCCTGCTTCTCCTTGTGGGGCCTGTCGTCAGATCCTTTTCGAGTTCTCTCCAGAGGCAAAAGTGTACTGTTACAACCACCTCGGGGAGGTCATTGAGGGCACGGTGCAGGACTTTCTGCCACACGGTTTCCGCTTGAACCCTGACCGTTGA
- the cax gene encoding calcium/proton exchanger codes for MLNWLLIFIPIAVFLEFTHGDPVWIFICSMLAILPLAGIMGKATEELAIRAGSTIGGLLNATFGNATELIIAFFALKAGKLEVVKASITGSILGNILLVLGLAVFLGGLKHKTQVFNAKNAGILTSLLTLSVLGLMIPAVFDLASVNFANVAQPADLDFRLSVAVAIVLILIYLGNVYFSLVTHKDILSAHDDEEHGAAKWSVPVAVGVLLASTVAVGFMSEFLVGSLEEASSALGLSEFFVGIILIPIIGNAAEHASAVMFAMKNKMDLAVTIAIGSTIQVALLVAPLLVLMGLAVGQRMDLVLHNPLELVAVVAGIVIANSIARDGETNWLEGMMLLGIYIILGFAFFYFPTVAAAAH; via the coding sequence ATGTTGAATTGGCTTCTCATCTTCATTCCCATTGCGGTGTTCCTGGAGTTCACACATGGAGATCCAGTGTGGATTTTCATTTGCAGCATGCTGGCCATCCTGCCTCTGGCAGGCATCATGGGCAAAGCCACCGAAGAACTGGCCATTCGGGCAGGCAGCACCATCGGCGGCCTCCTGAACGCCACATTTGGCAACGCCACCGAGTTGATCATTGCTTTCTTCGCCCTGAAGGCCGGAAAACTGGAAGTGGTCAAGGCCAGCATCACCGGTTCCATCCTTGGGAACATTCTGCTGGTGCTGGGCCTTGCAGTGTTTCTGGGCGGTTTGAAACACAAAACGCAGGTGTTCAATGCCAAAAATGCTGGCATTCTGACCTCACTGCTGACCCTTTCGGTGCTGGGCCTGATGATTCCAGCGGTTTTTGACCTTGCCTCGGTGAACTTTGCCAACGTCGCACAGCCTGCCGATCTGGATTTCCGGCTCAGTGTGGCCGTCGCCATCGTGCTGATCCTGATCTACCTCGGGAATGTGTATTTCTCTCTGGTGACCCACAAAGACATCCTCTCTGCCCACGACGATGAAGAGCACGGAGCTGCCAAATGGAGTGTCCCTGTGGCCGTCGGTGTTCTGCTGGCCAGCACCGTGGCCGTGGGCTTCATGTCCGAATTTCTGGTGGGAAGCCTCGAAGAAGCCTCCAGCGCTCTGGGCCTCAGCGAATTCTTTGTGGGGATCATCCTGATTCCCATCATCGGCAACGCAGCCGAACACGCCAGTGCAGTGATGTTCGCCATGAAAAACAAAATGGATCTGGCCGTCACCATTGCCATTGGTTCAACCATTCAAGTGGCCTTGCTGGTGGCTCCACTGCTGGTCCTGATGGGCCTTGCTGTGGGACAGAGAATGGACCTCGTGCTGCACAACCCTCTGGAACTGGTGGCGGTGGTTGCAGGCATTGTGATTGCCAATTCCATCGCCAGAGATGGAGAAACCAACTGGTTGGAAGGGATGATGTTGCTGGGCATTTACATCATTCTGGGCTTTGCCTTTTTCTATTTCCCCACTGTTGCTGCTGCTGCACACTGA
- the ybeY gene encoding rRNA maturation RNase YbeY gives MIELVVNQEPPRGLKTKVRQATRAVMQHYNIDRKSVTLVLTGDDEIRALKKEHWGEDQATDVLTFPTWHPDDPFMPPHLGDIVISLDTAAQQAEARGHPVVREVALLVSHGLTHIMGFDHPHSEDFGFDETTSDPAWQPFIEASRIAYRVIDQQTR, from the coding sequence GTGATTGAACTGGTGGTGAATCAGGAACCTCCCAGAGGTTTGAAGACAAAAGTGCGTCAGGCCACCAGAGCCGTGATGCAGCATTACAACATCGACAGGAAAAGCGTCACGCTGGTCCTGACCGGTGACGATGAAATCCGTGCCCTGAAAAAAGAGCACTGGGGCGAAGATCAGGCCACCGATGTGCTCACCTTTCCAACGTGGCATCCAGACGATCCTTTCATGCCTCCGCACCTTGGAGACATTGTGATCAGTCTGGACACCGCTGCACAGCAGGCCGAGGCCCGAGGCCACCCTGTGGTGCGTGAAGTGGCTTTGCTGGTGTCACATGGCCTGACCCACATCATGGGATTTGACCATCCCCACAGCGAAGATTTTGGGTTCGATGAAACCACCAGCGATCCAGCGTGGCAACCTTTCATTGAAGCCTCCAGAATCGCCTACCGTGTGATTGACCAGCAAACCCGGTAA
- a CDS encoding HD domain-containing phosphohydrolase: MDHNPAAVPRQNGSAYTHQAQIETLLRASRSLLEKHPAHSLSRAQEALTLAEQTGILIAETLVHLSDSYRGIGQFQSSVDVAKRALALMSEHHPEYPRLLMSLGASTTLLSLHSEGMSYLMQSLELSREREDHSLEFRVLNGIGANYVDVGDLQEGADHFRKALEVAAGRPEISRDSVSMLNYNLSVTLQMMGKVQEAVLPADTAVELARQTGSEKRMAAALLQKGFLLVELQEPQAAEQALLEALKLSTEIEDPVTQQSCYFGLGKVQVQYGQPREAIPLLEAAIDPKYQTHYETQRAYQDLIALHKQLGDFEQALKRHEESIQLERDLTSKQNDDRFQELEVKYRTELAMREKEQAEKEREWLKGRNQMLKDLVQQRTEALERSQLEMLEALTTAGEHRDGETAQHTERVGELSKKIALRLGMSEVLAERVRVASKLHDIGKIAIPDEILLKPGKLTEEEYAHMKQHTLLGAQILSKSTSIMLRLACQIALSHHERWDGRGYPNGLFGEHIPIEARIVSIADVFDALTHVRPYKRAWSTEDAIAEIQKSSGSQFDPWVVKAFLDVVEK; encoded by the coding sequence ATGGATCACAACCCTGCTGCTGTCCCCCGCCAGAACGGTTCTGCTTACACCCATCAAGCCCAGATCGAGACCCTGCTCAGGGCGTCCAGAAGCCTCCTCGAAAAACACCCTGCCCACTCGCTGTCCAGAGCACAAGAAGCCCTGACTCTGGCCGAACAGACCGGCATTCTGATTGCAGAAACGCTGGTCCATCTGTCCGACAGTTACCGCGGAATCGGGCAATTCCAGAGCAGTGTGGATGTGGCCAAACGGGCCCTTGCCCTGATGTCCGAGCACCACCCCGAGTACCCCCGGTTGCTCATGAGCCTCGGGGCCTCCACCACCTTGCTCAGTTTGCATTCTGAAGGCATGTCCTACCTGATGCAGAGCCTTGAACTGTCCCGTGAACGCGAAGACCACAGTCTGGAATTCCGTGTCCTGAACGGAATTGGGGCCAATTACGTGGATGTGGGAGATTTGCAGGAGGGGGCAGACCACTTCCGCAAAGCCCTGGAAGTGGCAGCAGGCAGGCCAGAGATCTCTCGGGACTCGGTGAGCATGCTCAATTACAACCTGTCGGTCACCCTGCAAATGATGGGAAAAGTGCAGGAAGCCGTGCTCCCCGCAGACACTGCCGTGGAACTGGCTCGCCAGACCGGAAGCGAAAAGCGCATGGCCGCAGCCTTGCTGCAAAAAGGCTTCCTCTTGGTCGAGTTGCAGGAACCTCAAGCAGCAGAGCAGGCTTTGCTGGAAGCCCTCAAGCTCAGCACCGAAATTGAAGATCCGGTCACGCAGCAAAGCTGTTACTTCGGGCTGGGCAAAGTTCAGGTTCAATACGGCCAGCCCCGCGAAGCCATCCCCCTGCTGGAAGCCGCCATTGATCCCAAATACCAGACCCACTACGAAACCCAGAGGGCCTATCAGGACCTGATTGCCCTGCACAAGCAACTCGGGGATTTTGAACAGGCCCTGAAGCGCCACGAAGAAAGCATCCAGTTGGAACGGGACCTCACCAGCAAACAAAACGATGACCGTTTTCAGGAGCTGGAAGTCAAATACCGCACCGAGCTGGCCATGCGCGAAAAAGAGCAGGCCGAAAAGGAACGGGAATGGCTCAAAGGCCGCAACCAGATGCTCAAGGACCTCGTGCAGCAACGCACCGAAGCTCTGGAACGCAGCCAACTGGAGATGCTCGAAGCCCTGACCACCGCCGGAGAACACCGCGACGGCGAAACTGCCCAGCACACCGAACGGGTGGGGGAACTCTCCAAGAAGATTGCCTTGCGGCTCGGGATGTCCGAAGTGCTGGCAGAACGGGTGCGGGTGGCCTCCAAGTTGCACGACATCGGGAAAATTGCCATCCCTGACGAGATCCTGCTCAAACCGGGCAAACTGACCGAAGAGGAATACGCCCACATGAAGCAGCACACCCTGCTCGGGGCACAAATCCTCTCCAAAAGCACTTCGATCATGCTTCGTCTGGCCTGTCAGATTGCCCTTTCGCACCACGAACGCTGGGATGGCCGGGGTTACCCCAACGGCCTTTTTGGGGAGCACATTCCCATTGAGGCACGCATCGTCTCCATTGCCGATGTGTTCGATGCCCTGACCCACGTCCGACCCTACAAACGGGCATGGTCCACTGAAGACGCCATTGCAGAAATCCAGAAATCCTCTGGCAGCCAGTTTGATCCGTGGGTGGTCAAGGCTTTTCTGGACGTGGTGGAGAAGTAA
- the recG gene encoding ATP-dependent DNA helicase RecG, protein MATLQELQDKLRKPLERELLMGCQNKVVAGGLEKLLDNLGKPFPKVREVLRHYETLPVEERETKLRQALQLLTAPSKSDPPPKPTMKVSKEVEVVVPKNWQEDTSVEHIALPTQAVKKLHALGLRSLRDILHNYPRKHEDRRALPNLYDIEDGQKVTVEGVIMSKNRRAPKPGMLILEAVVQNAYGHKVKCTWFQQPWIERSLKVGAHVIVTGRAKKFGRQLQVNVEYMEEDSESSLSTGRIVGVYDLKEGISQAFMRKTVHDVVTHTPIHDYLGSKTLQEHGLINLPDALNGIHFPRDEVHLTKATDRLRFDEYLFLELRMLLQGGQNSLLGKRFTAKREDIDVFEGSLPFQFTGAQRRVVHELASDMRNEKQMARLVQGDVGSGKTAVAACALYLATRDQYQGALMAPTEILAKQHYANLTKYLFPLGVRSCLLIGAMGAKEKRENLQRIATGEVDVVVGTQALIQEAVQFNNLGLAVIDEEHRFGVAQRRALLKDRPDVIVMSATPIPRSLALTLYGDLELSIIDELPPGRTPIATKLLHDSSRLQAYSFVMQQIREGRQAYAVTSLIEESETLTELLAATQLADNLKEILPEARIDLLHGKMSAQEKEEIMDRFRRHEFDLLVSTTVIEVGVDVPNSTVMVIENAERFGLAQLHQLRGRVGRGSNKSYCILIAGDTSQKTRKRLKVIEDSTDGFKIAEADLKIRGPGELRGTRQSGIPDLQLGDLTSDADIIEQARNLAKRILEFDPTLEKPQSNRLKQELRARSSHVAVREVI, encoded by the coding sequence GTGGCTACGCTTCAAGAATTGCAAGACAAATTGAGAAAACCGCTGGAACGCGAACTGCTGATGGGATGCCAGAACAAGGTGGTGGCTGGAGGTCTGGAGAAACTGCTCGACAACCTCGGGAAACCTTTCCCTAAAGTGCGCGAAGTGCTCAGGCATTATGAAACCCTGCCTGTGGAGGAACGGGAAACCAAACTCAGGCAGGCCCTGCAACTGTTGACTGCTCCCTCCAAAAGCGACCCTCCACCCAAACCGACCATGAAAGTGAGCAAGGAAGTGGAGGTGGTGGTGCCCAAAAACTGGCAGGAAGACACCTCTGTGGAGCACATCGCCCTACCCACACAGGCCGTCAAGAAACTGCATGCTCTGGGCCTCAGAAGCCTGCGGGACATCCTGCACAACTATCCACGCAAGCACGAAGACCGCCGTGCCCTGCCCAACCTGTACGACATCGAAGATGGACAGAAAGTCACCGTGGAAGGGGTGATCATGTCCAAAAACCGCCGTGCCCCCAAACCCGGCATGCTGATTCTGGAAGCGGTGGTGCAAAACGCTTACGGCCACAAGGTGAAATGCACCTGGTTTCAGCAACCGTGGATCGAGCGCAGCCTGAAGGTCGGTGCCCATGTGATCGTGACGGGTCGGGCCAAAAAGTTTGGTCGGCAGCTTCAGGTGAACGTGGAATACATGGAAGAGGACTCCGAATCCAGCCTCTCCACAGGCCGCATCGTGGGGGTCTACGACCTCAAAGAGGGCATCTCGCAGGCATTCATGCGCAAAACCGTGCACGATGTGGTCACGCACACGCCCATCCACGATTATCTGGGCAGCAAAACCTTGCAGGAACACGGTCTGATCAACCTGCCCGATGCCCTGAACGGCATCCACTTTCCCAGAGATGAAGTCCATCTGACCAAGGCCACCGACCGACTGCGCTTCGATGAGTACCTGTTTCTGGAACTCCGGATGCTGCTGCAAGGGGGGCAAAATTCCCTGCTGGGAAAACGGTTCACAGCCAAACGGGAAGACATTGATGTCTTTGAAGGGTCTTTGCCGTTCCAGTTTACAGGTGCCCAGAGGCGCGTGGTGCACGAACTGGCCTCGGACATGCGCAACGAGAAGCAAATGGCCCGTCTGGTGCAGGGGGATGTGGGCTCAGGGAAAACCGCTGTGGCCGCCTGTGCCCTGTACCTTGCGACCAGAGACCAGTATCAGGGTGCTTTGATGGCCCCCACGGAAATTCTGGCCAAACAGCACTACGCCAACCTGACCAAATACCTCTTTCCTCTGGGGGTGCGGTCTTGCCTCCTGATTGGTGCCATGGGTGCCAAAGAGAAACGGGAAAACTTGCAGCGCATTGCCACCGGCGAAGTGGATGTGGTGGTGGGCACACAGGCCCTGATTCAGGAGGCCGTGCAGTTCAACAACCTCGGGCTTGCGGTCATCGACGAGGAGCACCGTTTCGGGGTGGCCCAGAGGCGCGCCCTGCTCAAAGACCGTCCAGACGTGATCGTGATGAGTGCAACCCCCATCCCGAGGTCTCTGGCCCTCACCCTGTATGGCGATCTGGAACTGTCCATCATCGATGAGTTGCCCCCCGGACGCACCCCCATTGCCACCAAGTTGCTGCACGATTCCAGCCGTTTGCAGGCTTACAGTTTTGTGATGCAGCAAATCCGTGAAGGCAGGCAGGCTTACGCGGTCACCAGCCTGATCGAGGAATCCGAAACCCTGACCGAACTGCTGGCCGCCACCCAGCTTGCCGACAACCTCAAAGAAATCCTCCCAGAGGCCCGCATTGATCTGCTGCACGGCAAAATGTCTGCTCAGGAAAAAGAAGAGATCATGGACCGTTTCCGTCGGCATGAATTCGATTTGCTGGTGTCCACCACCGTGATTGAAGTGGGCGTAGATGTGCCCAACTCCACGGTCATGGTCATCGAGAACGCCGAACGTTTTGGTCTGGCCCAACTGCACCAGCTTCGCGGGCGTGTCGGACGGGGCAGCAACAAGAGTTACTGCATCCTGATTGCTGGAGACACCAGCCAGAAAACCCGCAAACGCCTGAAGGTCATTGAAGATTCCACCGATGGTTTCAAAATTGCAGAAGCAGACCTGAAAATCCGTGGCCCCGGCGAATTGCGTGGCACCCGCCAGAGCGGCATTCCTGACCTGCAACTCGGGGACCTCACCAGCGATGCAGACATCATCGAGCAGGCCCGCAATCTGGCCAAAAGGATTCTGGAGTTTGATCCCACCCTTGAAAAACCCCAGAGCAACCGCCTCAAACAGGAACTCCGGGCACGCAGTTCCCATGTGGCCGTCCGTGAAGTGATCTGA
- a CDS encoding PhoH family protein, which produces MLKETLIQSTIRLKNQQEAIQLFGENDKTLKRIRTLSSAKIIARGDTITISGDTEQVQQTENFIRDLLAIIRQGGQIEDTLERANELSGQGKSLSQETTVSGDLVLPNKLRPKTPNQARYLEAINQSDIVFGIGPAGTGKTYLAVAMAVAALKARKVKRIILTRPAVEAGERLGFLPGDLQAKIDPYLRPLYDALYDMLDSDRFESYLQSGVIEVAPLAFMRGRTLNDAFIILDEAQNTTPEQMKMFLTRMGFSSKVVVTGDVTQVDLPRNVKSGLAVARKTLENIEGIHFHHFAESDVVRHPLVGKIVRAYEVAEDEAQAIREQKAAERAASPQVSATETFGE; this is translated from the coding sequence ATGTTGAAAGAAACCCTGATCCAAAGCACCATCCGTCTGAAGAACCAGCAAGAAGCCATCCAGCTTTTTGGTGAGAACGACAAGACCCTCAAGCGGATCCGCACCTTGAGCAGTGCCAAGATCATCGCTCGGGGCGACACCATCACCATCAGCGGCGACACGGAACAGGTTCAGCAGACCGAGAACTTCATTCGCGACCTCCTTGCCATCATCCGTCAGGGGGGCCAGATTGAAGACACCCTCGAACGCGCGAACGAACTGTCCGGTCAGGGCAAAAGTCTGTCACAGGAGACCACCGTTTCCGGTGACCTGGTGCTTCCCAACAAACTCCGTCCCAAAACCCCGAATCAGGCCCGTTATCTGGAAGCCATCAACCAGAGCGACATTGTGTTCGGGATCGGTCCTGCCGGAACCGGTAAAACCTATCTGGCAGTGGCCATGGCTGTGGCTGCCCTCAAAGCCCGCAAAGTCAAACGCATCATCCTGACCCGCCCTGCCGTCGAGGCTGGCGAACGTCTGGGCTTCCTGCCCGGTGACCTGCAAGCCAAGATTGACCCTTACCTGAGACCCCTTTACGATGCCCTGTACGACATGCTGGACAGCGACCGCTTTGAAAGCTACCTGCAAAGTGGCGTCATTGAAGTGGCCCCTCTGGCCTTCATGCGTGGGCGCACCCTGAACGATGCTTTCATCATTCTGGACGAGGCCCAAAACACCACCCCAGAACAGATGAAGATGTTCCTGACCCGCATGGGTTTCTCCAGCAAAGTCGTGGTGACCGGGGACGTGACCCAGGTGGACCTTCCCCGCAACGTGAAAAGCGGTCTGGCCGTGGCCCGCAAAACCCTTGAGAACATCGAGGGCATCCACTTCCACCACTTCGCAGAGTCCGATGTGGTCCGTCACCCTCTGGTCGGCAAAATTGTCCGTGCCTATGAGGTCGCCGAAGACGAAGCGCAGGCCATCCGTGAGCAGAAAGCCGCTGAACGGGCTGCAAGCCCTCAGGTCAGCGCAACAGAAACTTTCGGAGAGTAA